The following coding sequences lie in one Salarias fasciatus chromosome 7 unlocalized genomic scaffold, fSalaFa1.1 super_scaffold_4, whole genome shotgun sequence genomic window:
- the LOC115383408 gene encoding bromodomain-containing protein DDB_G0280777-like, which translates to MSSVQALREFINQRLTAAAGEIFTVFEATIVHYEEEMARQRELLQISCQHHQIKLTELPQQQDCTEEQLFKLEANDCVEQEEPEPPQIKEEPETPQIRDQAEPQNQHIKEEQEESEPPQMTEQEELCGSMKLKVVCDPAEK; encoded by the exons atgagttcagttcaggctttgagagagtttatcaaccagagactaactgctgctgctggagaaatcttcaccgtGTTTGAAGCAACTATCGTCCACTACGAGGAAGAGATGGCTCGTCAGCGCGAGCTGCTTCAGATCAGCTGCCAGCATCATCAGATCAAGTTAACAG AGCTTCCACAGCAACAGGACTGTAcggaggagcagctcttcaaGCTGGAAGCAAACGACTGTGTagagcaggaagaaccagaacctccacaaatcaaagaggaaccagaaacTCCACAGATCAGGGACCAGGCGGAACCACAAAATCAACACatcaaagaggagcaggaggaatcagaacctccacagatgaCTGAGCAGGAGGAACTCT gtggcagtatgAAGCTGAAGGTTGTTTGTGATCCTGCAGaaaagtga